One window of the Runella slithyformis DSM 19594 genome contains the following:
- a CDS encoding M14 family metallopeptidase — protein sequence MIRQLLYGGVLVLACVAQTLEAQTTYNSHAQLSGRLKTLTAKYGALASVSSIGKSAGGRDLWLLTLGKGDAAKKPAILVVAGLDGTHLAGSELAVQTAEKMLGAANADSIARLLDTKTFYFLPSMNPDAQEQFSAKLKYERTTNDAKTDDDRDGRLDEDPFEDLNGDGVATWIRVEDAAGTYVLSKEDPRILVKADPAKGESGKYLVYTEGIDNDKDGAYNEDGAGGVNPEKNFTFDYQIFTTGSGEYAAEAPEVRALLDFLYRAPNIFAVLTFGPNNNLSEAPRFDASKVARRILTGPLAKDAKAMDQVSKLYNTRTALKDAPAMPQTRGNFSQTAYFHAGRYSFTTPGWWVPKADTPRDTTRRAATAPATPSSTTPVAPTGGGGRMGGMMGGGAAAPTASAVSAGEDDARFLKWADKEKLTGVYVDWKAVQHPDFPGQKVEVGGIVPFAKLNPPVSYLASAADKHVKFLAGLGAQMPEIQLVNVKTETLGNGLTRVTATVVNKGLLPTYAEIGDRVRFVQKVKTELKLGAGQAIVSGKRLNLRAALASDESEEYTWLVSGTGKLTIEAGCPTAGVKSADVTLK from the coding sequence ATGATTCGTCAACTACTCTATGGAGGAGTGTTGGTATTGGCATGTGTGGCGCAGACCCTGGAAGCGCAAACCACTTACAATAGCCACGCACAACTCTCCGGCCGACTTAAAACTCTTACTGCAAAGTACGGTGCCCTGGCTTCGGTGAGCTCTATCGGCAAAAGCGCCGGCGGCCGCGACCTTTGGCTGCTTACGCTGGGCAAAGGCGATGCCGCCAAGAAACCCGCTATTCTGGTGGTAGCCGGACTGGACGGTACGCACTTGGCCGGCAGCGAATTGGCCGTTCAAACGGCTGAGAAAATGCTCGGTGCCGCCAATGCCGACAGCATTGCAAGGCTGTTGGATACCAAAACGTTTTATTTCCTGCCAAGCATGAACCCTGACGCGCAGGAGCAATTCTCGGCTAAATTAAAGTATGAGCGTACCACCAATGACGCCAAAACCGACGACGACCGCGACGGACGCCTGGATGAAGATCCTTTTGAGGACCTCAACGGCGATGGCGTTGCTACCTGGATACGCGTGGAAGACGCCGCCGGAACCTACGTACTAAGCAAAGAAGATCCGCGTATTCTGGTCAAAGCCGATCCTGCTAAAGGAGAAAGCGGGAAGTATTTAGTCTACACCGAAGGCATTGATAACGACAAAGACGGTGCCTATAACGAAGACGGTGCCGGCGGTGTAAACCCTGAGAAAAACTTTACGTTTGATTATCAAATATTCACAACGGGATCAGGGGAGTATGCCGCAGAAGCTCCCGAAGTGCGCGCCTTGCTGGATTTTCTGTACCGTGCTCCCAACATTTTCGCTGTCCTTACCTTTGGTCCTAACAACAACTTGAGCGAAGCACCACGCTTTGATGCTTCTAAAGTGGCCCGCCGGATCCTGACGGGACCGCTTGCCAAAGATGCCAAGGCGATGGACCAAGTATCAAAATTGTACAATACCCGTACGGCCCTGAAAGATGCTCCCGCTATGCCGCAAACGCGCGGCAATTTCTCCCAAACGGCTTATTTTCACGCCGGACGGTACAGCTTTACGACGCCCGGTTGGTGGGTGCCTAAAGCAGACACTCCGCGTGATACCACCCGAAGAGCCGCCACAGCTCCCGCAACACCTTCTTCTACAACACCTGTGGCTCCGACCGGCGGTGGTGGACGCATGGGTGGAATGATGGGCGGCGGTGCAGCTGCCCCAACGGCAAGTGCGGTCTCAGCCGGGGAAGACGATGCCCGTTTTTTGAAATGGGCTGATAAAGAAAAACTGACGGGTGTGTATGTAGATTGGAAGGCCGTTCAGCACCCTGATTTTCCGGGTCAAAAAGTGGAAGTGGGCGGCATCGTTCCTTTCGCTAAATTAAATCCTCCCGTATCGTATTTGGCCTCTGCGGCAGATAAACATGTGAAGTTTCTTGCCGGCTTGGGTGCTCAAATGCCCGAGATTCAATTGGTTAATGTCAAAACGGAAACGTTGGGCAACGGCCTGACACGCGTGACGGCTACGGTGGTCAATAAAGGATTGCTGCCCACCTATGCCGAGATCGGAGATCGTGTTCGTTTTGTGCAAAAGGTAAAGACGGAACTTAAATTGGGTGCCGGACAGGCCATTGTGTCGGGAAAACGTCTTAATCTGCGCGCAGCCCTGGCTTCTGATGAGTCAGAAGAGTATACGTGGTTGGTGTCGGGGACCGGTAAACTGACCATTGAAGCGGGATGCCCGACGGCAGGGGTCAAATCGGCGGATGTGACGTTGAAGTAG